The proteins below are encoded in one region of Bifidobacterium catenulatum DSM 16992 = JCM 1194 = LMG 11043:
- a CDS encoding MFS transporter, which translates to MSAVEAAAGKAQAMVRDSVKTVIAASMVGTAIEFYDFYAYGTAAANYFPKVFFGDTTNPTVALLASLLTFAIAFIARPLGSLVFGHFGDRMGRKTTLVVSLLTMGVATFLIGCLPTYSQWGIVAVAALCLCRFVQGIGLGGEWSGAALVATENAPEDKRALYGSFPELGAPIGFFLSNGTYFLLETFNDDDAMLAWGWRVPFLLSAVLVIVGLVVRVQMEETPIFRMAQEQKKVVKSPLTEVFKKSWKEVIQATFLVAVTYTLFYTLATWSLAWGTKTVEQGGGNLGFTNREYLLMLMLAICVFAAFIVISCVNADKFGRKRVIVISSCCLVAFALLFPFLLDPAVVGQRNFAANLLFLCIGFALMGTAFGPIGAFLPELFDANVRYSGSGIGYNLAAIVGAAFVPTIATWLSHHWGVHSVGLYLGVMAVCCLVAVLSCKETKDVDFTK; encoded by the coding sequence ATGAGTGCAGTCGAAGCAGCCGCTGGTAAAGCGCAGGCAATGGTGCGCGATTCGGTGAAAACCGTGATCGCCGCTTCCATGGTCGGCACCGCCATCGAGTTCTACGACTTCTACGCATACGGCACCGCCGCTGCGAACTATTTCCCGAAGGTGTTCTTCGGAGATACCACCAATCCGACCGTCGCGCTGCTAGCCAGCCTGCTGACCTTCGCCATCGCGTTCATTGCACGTCCGCTCGGATCCTTGGTGTTCGGCCATTTTGGCGACCGCATGGGCCGCAAGACCACACTGGTGGTTTCGCTGTTGACCATGGGTGTCGCCACGTTCCTGATCGGCTGCCTGCCGACTTATAGCCAGTGGGGCATTGTGGCTGTCGCCGCGCTGTGCCTGTGCCGTTTCGTGCAGGGCATCGGTTTGGGCGGCGAATGGTCGGGTGCCGCTTTGGTGGCCACCGAGAACGCTCCGGAAGACAAGCGTGCGCTGTATGGCTCCTTCCCGGAATTGGGTGCTCCGATCGGTTTCTTCCTGTCGAACGGCACCTACTTCCTGTTGGAAACGTTCAACGATGACGATGCGATGCTGGCATGGGGTTGGCGTGTGCCGTTCCTGCTGTCCGCAGTGCTGGTGATCGTCGGTCTTGTGGTGCGCGTGCAGATGGAGGAGACCCCGATCTTCCGCATGGCTCAGGAACAGAAGAAGGTCGTCAAGTCTCCGCTGACCGAAGTGTTCAAGAAGAGCTGGAAGGAAGTCATCCAAGCCACGTTCCTGGTGGCCGTCACCTACACGCTGTTCTACACGCTGGCAACCTGGTCCCTCGCTTGGGGCACCAAAACCGTCGAGCAGGGCGGCGGCAACCTTGGTTTCACCAATCGTGAATACCTGCTCATGCTGATGCTTGCCATCTGCGTGTTCGCCGCGTTCATCGTCATTTCCTGCGTGAACGCCGATAAATTCGGCCGCAAGCGCGTGATCGTCATCTCGTCCTGCTGCCTCGTGGCATTCGCGCTGCTCTTCCCGTTCCTGCTTGATCCGGCGGTCGTCGGCCAGCGTAACTTCGCCGCCAACCTGCTGTTCCTGTGCATCGGCTTCGCGTTGATGGGCACCGCATTCGGTCCGATCGGCGCGTTCCTGCCGGAGCTGTTCGACGCCAACGTGCGTTATTCCGGCTCCGGCATCGGCTACAACCTGGCCGCCATCGTCGGCGCGGCATTCGTGCCGACCATCGCCACTTGGCTGTCCCACCACTGGGGTGTGCACTCCGTCGGTCTGTACCTCGGCGTGATGGCCGTGTGCTGCCTTGTTGCGGTGCTGAGCTGCAAGGAGACTAAGGACGTCGATTTCACCAAGTGA
- the ilvC gene encoding ketol-acid reductoisomerase translates to MAATIWYEKDADLSVFEGKKVAILGYGSQGHAHALNLRDSGVDVVVGLRPTSKSVDYAKEQGLEVKPVGEAVAEADVVMILLPDQYQAKVYKEEVEPNLKPGAALAFAHGFNIHYGYIKPSEDHPVFMVAPKGPGHIVRREYAAGRGVPVVVAVEQDPDGKTWPLCLAYAKALGALRAGAIKTTFTEETETDLFGEQDVLMGGINHLCDLGFDVLTEAGYQPEIAYFEVFHELKMLVDLANEGGLNKARWSCSDTAQYGDYTSTVITEETKKRMQYQLKRIQDGSFAKEFMDDQAAGAPKFKQLQEEYSHPHLETVGPKLRAMFSWNNQVDADADMAESFNGKIARTQVQ, encoded by the coding sequence ATGGCAGCAACTATCTGGTACGAAAAGGACGCCGATCTGTCTGTGTTTGAAGGCAAGAAGGTGGCCATCCTTGGTTACGGTTCTCAGGGTCACGCTCATGCACTGAACCTGCGCGATTCCGGTGTGGACGTCGTCGTTGGCCTGCGTCCGACCTCCAAGTCCGTGGATTACGCCAAGGAGCAGGGCCTGGAAGTCAAGCCGGTCGGCGAGGCCGTCGCCGAAGCCGACGTGGTCATGATTCTGCTGCCTGACCAGTACCAGGCTAAGGTTTACAAGGAAGAGGTTGAGCCGAACCTGAAGCCGGGCGCTGCTTTGGCTTTCGCTCACGGTTTCAACATCCACTACGGCTACATCAAGCCGTCCGAGGACCACCCGGTCTTCATGGTCGCTCCGAAGGGCCCGGGCCACATCGTGCGTCGTGAGTACGCCGCCGGCCGTGGCGTCCCGGTCGTCGTGGCTGTGGAGCAGGATCCGGATGGCAAGACCTGGCCGCTGTGCCTGGCTTACGCCAAGGCTCTGGGCGCTCTGCGTGCAGGCGCCATCAAGACCACCTTCACCGAGGAGACCGAAACCGATCTGTTCGGCGAGCAGGACGTGCTCATGGGTGGCATCAACCACCTGTGCGATCTGGGCTTCGACGTGCTGACCGAGGCTGGCTACCAGCCGGAGATCGCCTACTTCGAGGTGTTCCACGAGCTGAAGATGCTGGTGGATCTGGCCAACGAAGGCGGCCTGAACAAGGCTCGTTGGAGCTGCTCCGACACTGCTCAGTATGGCGATTACACCTCCACCGTCATCACCGAAGAGACCAAGAAGCGCATGCAGTACCAGCTCAAGCGCATTCAGGATGGCTCCTTCGCCAAGGAGTTCATGGATGATCAGGCCGCTGGCGCTCCGAAGTTCAAGCAGCTGCAGGAAGAGTACAGCCACCCGCACCTGGAGACCGTTGGCCCGAAGCTGCGCGCCATGTTCTCCTGGAACAACCAGGTGGACGCCGATGCCGATATGGCCGAGTCCTTCAACGGCAAGATTGCTCGTACCCAGGTTCAGTGA
- the ilvC gene encoding ketol-acid reductoisomerase: MAAQIWYENDGDLSVLEGKKVAIIGYGSQGHAHALNLRDSGVDVVVGLRPTSKSVEHAKEQGLEVKSVPEAAAEADIIMILAPDQYQRTIWANDIEPNIKPGAAVAFAHGFNIHYGYIKPSEDHPVFMVAPKGPGHIVRREYANGRGVPVVVAVEQDPRGDAWDITLAYAKALGALRAGAIKTTFTEETETDLFGEQNVLMGGVNKLVEMGFEVLTDAGYQPEIAYFEVCHELKMLVDLMNEGGLNKARWSCSDTAQYGDYTNTCIDEHVRERMQYHLKRIQDGSFAKEFIDDQDAGAPKFKQLQEEYGNVRIETVGPKLRAMFSWNNGKDDDADMATFTGKIARG, encoded by the coding sequence ATGGCTGCACAAATCTGGTATGAGAACGACGGCGATCTCTCGGTCCTCGAAGGCAAGAAAGTTGCCATCATCGGTTACGGTTCCCAGGGTCACGCCCACGCGCTGAACCTGCGCGATTCCGGTGTGGACGTCGTCGTTGGCCTGCGTCCGACCTCCAAGTCCGTTGAGCACGCCAAGGAGCAGGGTCTGGAAGTCAAGTCCGTTCCGGAAGCCGCTGCTGAGGCCGACATCATCATGATCCTGGCTCCGGATCAGTACCAGCGCACCATCTGGGCCAACGACATCGAGCCGAACATCAAGCCGGGCGCTGCAGTCGCATTCGCCCACGGCTTCAACATCCACTACGGCTACATCAAGCCGTCCGAAGACCACCCGGTCTTCATGGTCGCCCCGAAGGGCCCGGGCCACATCGTGCGTCGTGAGTACGCCAACGGCCGTGGCGTCCCGGTCGTCGTGGCCGTGGAGCAGGATCCGCGTGGCGACGCTTGGGACATCACCCTGGCTTACGCCAAGGCTCTGGGCGCTCTGCGTGCAGGCGCCATCAAGACCACCTTCACCGAGGAGACCGAGACCGATCTGTTCGGCGAGCAGAATGTGCTGATGGGTGGCGTGAACAAGCTCGTTGAAATGGGCTTTGAAGTCCTCACCGACGCCGGTTACCAGCCGGAGATCGCCTACTTCGAGGTCTGCCACGAGTTGAAGATGCTCGTCGACCTCATGAACGAAGGCGGCCTGAACAAGGCCCGCTGGTCCTGCTCCGACACCGCCCAGTACGGCGACTATACCAACACCTGCATCGACGAGCACGTGCGTGAGCGCATGCAGTACCACCTGAAGCGCATTCAGGATGGCTCCTTCGCCAAGGAGTTCATCGATGATCAGGACGCAGGCGCTCCGAAGTTCAAGCAGCTGCAGGAGGAGTACGGCAACGTGCGCATCGAGACCGTTGGCCCGAAGCTGCGCGCCATGTTCTCCTGGAACAACGGCAAGGATGATGACGCCGACATGGCCACCTTCACCGGCAAGATCGCCCGTGGCTGA